Part of the Aquificaceae bacterium genome, TCCTTTCAAGAGAAGACGGAGCAAAATACTTTGGACAGCCTACGCCCGGATACACCATACCATATGCCCTTGATGCCATCTTTGACCACGGAGGCACAGTAATCATAGCGGTAAATGTCTTTGACCCGAGAGTGCACAAGAATGCCAGCGGTCAGCCAGACCCTTCTGCAGTCCAGCCTTCTGATGTAATAGGCTCTGTAAGCTCAACAGGCAGGAGGACAGGACTTCAACTTGTGGATACTCTCTTTTCTCAGTTCGGCTTTACCGCAAAACTTATAATTGCACCGGGCTTTTCCACAATACCAGCAGTTGCCACGGAGATGATAGCAAAAGCAAACCTGAAATCAGTCAGAGCTATGGCACTGATAGATGCACCAGTAGGCTACACAGTCCAGCAGGCAATAAACGCAAGAGGAGCAGGAGGGATACTTAACTATTCGGATTATAGAGCGGTAATATGCTACCCGCACGTGAAAGTGTGGGATACAACTAAAAACACAGAAAGGCTTGAGCCGCTATCCGCAAGGCTTGCAGGAGTTATCGCAAGAACAGACCATGAGAAAGGCTACTGGTGGTCGCCTTCCAACCAGGAACTGCAGGGAATAATAGGGATAGAAAGACAAATAACCGCCTCTGTCAACGACCCAAACACAGAAGCCAACCAGCTAAACGCAGCTGGCATAGTCACCGTCTTTAACAACTTCGGCACAGGCTACCGTGTATGGGGCAACAGGTCTTCCGCCTTTCCATCAAAGACAGACCCACTGAACTTTATAAACATTCAGAGAACTGCAGACATAATCGCAGAAAGCCTCGAATACTATGCCCTGCAATGGCTTGATAAACCAGTGCAGGTGGCAATAGAT contains:
- a CDS encoding phage tail sheath subtilisin-like domain-containing protein, which gives rise to MADFLHGVETILLTKGPVPVREVKSAVVFLVGTAPVHTTVPQGMSEEDWYEQVVNSPLLILSREDGAKYFGQPTPGYTIPYALDAIFDHGGTVIIAVNVFDPRVHKNASGQPDPSAVQPSDVIGSVSSTGRRTGLQLVDTLFSQFGFTAKLIIAPGFSTIPAVATEMIAKANLKSVRAMALIDAPVGYTVQQAINARGAGGILNYSDYRAVICYPHVKVWDTTKNTERLEPLSARLAGVIARTDHEKGYWWSPSNQELQGIIGIERQITASVNDPNTEANQLNAAGIVTVFNNFGTGYRVWGNRSSAFPSKTDPLNFINIQRTADIIAESLEYYALQWLDKPVQVAIDGVLSGVNAFIRTLVGRGALVDGYCYFPKDKNPPSELASGHLTFAYHIMPPPPAERITFLEVIDIDLLKKVVGG